The uncultured Fibrobacter sp. genome has a window encoding:
- the sufB gene encoding Fe-S cluster assembly protein SufB, with protein MSENYKYGFVTDIENEAFEKGLNEDIIRRASALRGEPQFMLDFRLKAYEKLKAMEQPNWGELSFAPVDLQDIVYYSAPKTKKSHEKIEDVDPELLATFEKLGIPLDEQKRLANVAVDAVFDSVSIYTSHKKKLMEMGILFCSISDAIKEYPELIEEYLGSVVPAGDNYFAALNSAVFGDGSFVYIPPGVKCPMDLSTYFRINNKEAGQFERTLIIADEGASVSYLEGCTAPEYSSKQLHSAIVELVAKDNASIKYSTVQNWYAGDRETGAGGVYNFVTKRGKCAGKNSRISWTQVETGSAITWKYPSCVLLGDNSVGEFYSVALTNGHMQADTGTKMIHIGKNTKSTIISKGISADYSSNAYRGEVSIRKSATGARNYTQCDSMLVGDKSAAHTFPYITVANASAQTEHEATTSRISEDQLFYFESRGIKREDAIQAMVGGFCKDVFKELPGEFATEARQLLTLKLEHSVG; from the coding sequence ATGAGTGAGAATTACAAGTACGGTTTTGTAACGGATATCGAAAACGAGGCTTTTGAAAAGGGCCTGAACGAAGATATCATCCGCAGGGCATCCGCGCTCCGCGGCGAACCGCAATTCATGCTTGATTTCCGACTGAAAGCGTATGAAAAGCTCAAGGCCATGGAGCAGCCGAACTGGGGCGAACTGAGTTTTGCACCGGTAGACCTGCAGGACATCGTCTACTACTCCGCCCCGAAGACAAAGAAGAGCCACGAGAAAATCGAAGATGTGGATCCGGAACTCCTGGCCACCTTCGAAAAGCTCGGCATCCCGCTCGACGAACAGAAGCGACTTGCCAACGTGGCCGTAGATGCGGTCTTTGACTCGGTAAGCATTTACACCAGCCACAAGAAAAAGCTCATGGAAATGGGCATCCTGTTCTGCTCCATCAGCGACGCCATCAAGGAATACCCCGAACTCATCGAGGAATACCTGGGAAGCGTGGTCCCGGCTGGCGACAACTACTTTGCGGCACTCAACAGCGCAGTCTTTGGCGACGGAAGCTTCGTCTACATTCCGCCTGGAGTCAAGTGCCCGATGGACCTTTCCACCTACTTCCGCATCAACAACAAGGAAGCGGGCCAGTTCGAACGCACCTTGATTATCGCCGACGAAGGTGCCAGCGTGAGCTACCTGGAAGGCTGCACCGCACCGGAATATTCGAGCAAGCAACTACACAGCGCCATCGTGGAACTGGTGGCAAAGGACAACGCCAGCATTAAGTATTCGACAGTCCAGAACTGGTACGCGGGCGACCGCGAGACGGGAGCCGGCGGCGTGTACAACTTCGTCACGAAGCGCGGCAAGTGTGCCGGCAAGAACAGCCGCATCAGCTGGACGCAGGTCGAGACGGGCTCCGCCATCACGTGGAAGTACCCGAGCTGCGTGCTGCTGGGCGACAACTCCGTGGGTGAATTCTACAGCGTGGCCCTCACCAACGGGCACATGCAGGCCGACACCGGCACCAAGATGATCCACATCGGCAAGAACACCAAGAGCACGATTATCAGTAAGGGTATCAGCGCCGACTACAGCAGCAACGCCTATCGCGGCGAAGTAAGCATCCGCAAGTCGGCTACGGGTGCACGCAACTACACACAGTGCGACAGCATGCTCGTGGGCGACAAGAGCGCGGCCCACACGTTCCCCTACATCACCGTGGCAAACGCTAGCGCCCAGACTGAACACGAAGCGACCACCAGCCGCATCAGCGAAGACCAGCTATTCTACTTCGAGAGCCGCGGCATCAAGCGCGAAGACGCAATACAAGCGATGGTGGGCGGTTTCTGCAAGGACGTTTTCAAGGAACTGCCGGGCGAATTTGCGACCGAGGCAAGGCAACTGCTGACACTGAAGCTAGAGCACAGCGTCGGGTAA
- a CDS encoding Rrf2 family transcriptional regulator has product MRISTKGRYALRVMIDLVQNSPDNFTKLQDIAERQNLSIKYLEGILGTLVKAKLLTGNRGKAGGYKLNCDPKTCSVYDILKTTETSVVPVSCLDEKAGKCPRMAECETYPVWEELDKIIQGYLTSVTLDQFVATQGAKRGKSKNPSNCGL; this is encoded by the coding sequence ATGAGAATATCGACAAAAGGTAGATATGCCCTGCGCGTTATGATTGACCTTGTCCAAAACAGCCCAGACAACTTTACCAAGCTGCAGGATATCGCCGAAAGGCAGAACCTCTCCATCAAGTACCTCGAGGGCATCCTGGGGACGCTCGTCAAGGCGAAACTGCTCACGGGCAACCGCGGCAAGGCGGGCGGCTACAAGCTGAATTGCGACCCCAAGACCTGCAGCGTCTACGACATTTTGAAGACAACCGAAACATCGGTCGTGCCGGTATCCTGCCTCGACGAAAAGGCTGGAAAATGCCCGAGAATGGCAGAATGCGAGACCTACCCCGTGTGGGAAGAACTCGACAAGATTATCCAGGGCTACCTCACGAGCGTAACCCTAGACCAGTTCGTCGCCACGCAAGGCGCAAAACGCGGCAAGAGCAAAAACCCGTCCAACTGCGGGCTGTAA
- a CDS encoding DJ-1 family glyoxalase III yields MQILFLMADGFEETEFVTPFDYLQRAGFEVALASVSGKAEVVGAHGLKIAANFALNGADTAAFDGILLPGGGPGVQNLKASAEVEKVVCDFNDQDKWIFAICAAPLVLSKAGILVDRKVTCFPGCETELVCNEFSEDRVVVDGNIVTSRGAGTAEEFAFECIAQLGGRELSEKIRKQVVAR; encoded by the coding sequence ATGCAGATACTTTTCCTTATGGCCGATGGTTTTGAAGAGACTGAGTTCGTGACTCCGTTTGACTACCTGCAGCGGGCGGGTTTTGAGGTCGCGCTCGCGAGCGTTTCTGGCAAGGCCGAAGTTGTGGGTGCCCATGGGCTGAAAATTGCCGCCAATTTCGCTCTGAATGGTGCCGATACGGCCGCATTTGATGGTATCCTGCTGCCGGGCGGCGGTCCGGGAGTGCAGAACCTCAAGGCGAGTGCCGAGGTCGAGAAGGTTGTTTGCGATTTCAACGACCAAGACAAGTGGATTTTTGCCATCTGTGCGGCCCCGCTGGTGCTCAGCAAGGCGGGAATCCTCGTCGACAGAAAGGTTACATGCTTCCCCGGTTGCGAAACGGAGCTTGTTTGCAATGAATTTTCCGAAGACCGCGTGGTCGTAGACGGAAATATCGTCACGAGCCGTGGCGCTGGCACTGCCGAAGAATTTGCGTTTGAATGTATCGCCCAGTTGGGTGGCCGCGAACTTTCGGAGAAAATCCGCAAGCAGGTCGTGGCTAGATAG